Part of the Syntrophales bacterium genome, GCAGGAACAGGCTGAAGCATTGCAATTTTCTCGCGGGCATTAATCAACAACTCCATCGCCGGATTGTTTTTGGTTAACCGGATTATTAAATTGCGGGAACGTGTTACCACACGTCCCGGAAGATTAATAAAGAAAAACCGAATGGCTTTCATTCTCTTTGATACACAGGAAACTCCCATCGCCAGCCTCTTAATTATCGCATTCAAATTAAGCGCCAATATCATTATCCACCACCACGCAGCGTTTTCACCAAAATCGTCTGACGGCAATTTGCCTCCGGCCAGATCATCTTTCATTACTGCATGAACTTCTTCGCTTTTACCGCATCTTTCATGCAGCCAGTGTATTAGTCTTTCACCTTCCCAATCCATATTTGTAACCATACCAAACACCTTGTAACTTTGGCTTTTAATATCCATCGTCGGAAATGGAAGCTTTATCTGAGAGTCCATACCCGGCAGTTCCTCCTGCTTGGCCAAGGCTTCCCGCTTTGCGAGATATCTATATGCAGGGCCTTTCTTGCTGTGACCAATCGCACTGGGAACATAGCAGACTTCCGCCCATTCCGTTCCGGTTGCGTACTTCTCGCCGTATGCAGTTTTATATATCGGCTTCCATTCCGACTCCTCAACCTGCGCAACAGCTTTCTTAAACTCTTGTGTCACATCACAACCTATGGCAAAGGCTATCACTCCAAAGCGACGGTTTTCTCCGGTCGCACAATATCTCAATAATTTGTGCTGATAACCGGCTGTGTCTGAACGTAATCTGACGGTCTTTACCTGCTCCGGTAAACAGTCCAGGGCCTCCTTGAATACCCGGAGTTGTTGAAAACCTGCCGGCACATTGCCGTCTCTAAATTCTGTATGCAAAATGATTCCCTGTTCAAACCACCATGTATTCAAAGGCTGATATGCCTTGTCTCCTTTGTAACTGAATAGTGCGTCTATCTTATTTGTGGATATAAGTGTGGCATCCATATCCAGGGTCGCTGTACTTTCAGTATTTTGAAAACTTAAAAATGCTGCCAGATCTTTATTAATCCCGGCAAAGCCTTGCAAATGCCCGTTTGGTGCAGGAATAAAAGCCCTGCCCGGTTGCCTTAGTTCTTCCTGCTCTATATTATGAAATTTTGCCAGATAACGAAAGATTGATGACGGAGAGGGAACTGTACGTGTTTTCTCTTTACGCCAGCGACGTAATAATGCTCTTTTTACTTTTCGCTTCAATCCATGCATTTCAGCTTTTTTCAGCACTTCACAAAATCCGTCGTCTGTCTCAAGTTTCTTTATATCATCAACACAATCTCCACCTGCAAGATTGAGCAGTACAAGAGATAGAACAACCTGACTGTCTGTCCAGCCCTGTCCGTTTTCTCGTATTTTTAAATGCTTTTGGATCGATTTGCTCAGACCTAACACTTTAATCAAATCCAGATATACCGGCAAACCTGCCAGAGCTGTCATTCCTGTTGTGTTTTTTTCAGTTTCATACTTGAAAGGAAGAATGCCTTGTGCCATAATGCTTACACCTCGTTGATGATAGTTTTTGTTTTGCTAACATACTCTATCACCCTGATTACTCAGGATCAACGAGGTTTTTTACTTTTTTTGATGGTGAATCAGGGGGAAGCAAAAAAATAAAAGAGAATTAGAAGAATTAAAAGGATTTTTTTAATCTTTCGGAAGGAAATGGAATTATATGGGACTTATACTCACAACATAACTATACTGACAACATAACTGCTATCTATCAAATAACAAGATATACAATTTACTTTACTGCATCATTGCCCAGACGATCGCGTAAATAATCGCCGGAATAAAATTTCCGATAGGTATCTTTTTGATATTCATAATGTTAACGCCGATTCCGAAGATAAGAATGCCACCGGTGGCAGTTAACGCGTTTAATACATGGGGGTCATTGAGAAAGAGAAGGGACGAAGCGAGAAGAGTGATCGCCCCCTGAACGATGAAGACCGGGAGGGCTGAAAAAGCGACACCAATACCGAGAGTCGACGCAAAGGCCATAGACGCAAAGCCGTCGAGAAGCGCCTTGATATAGAGAGTACTCGCATCTCCCACTGTTCCATCTTGAATCGGGCCGATTATGACCAGCACACCGGTCAGATACAGGACTGATGCTGTCACGAACCCCTCAACAAACGTAGACGAATCTGATCGAAATTTCCGTTTAAGCAATTCACCGAGTTTTTCAATCCACGTTTCTATTCTTAACAGTTCGCCGGTAATTGCACCGAGTACCACGCATCCGATAGCTGCGATAAGGTTCTCCCCGGTTAGAGCCATCTGTAGCCCGACGACGATAACGGAAAGCCCGAGAGCATTCATGATTATCGACCTGATCCGTCCTGAAAGATACTTTCCTCCGGCAACACCAATCATGCTGCCGGCGATAATAGTTCCACTATTGACAATTGTTCCGATCACTTTGGTTTCCTTATGAAAAAAGGGGGCAAGTCTTATCTTGGATCATCTTTTTTTATTCCCATAAATTGCACACAGTAAATCAATATCACAACTTCTTTGCAATTTCTAAAACAGTTTTAACATACACGGAACTGTTATTGTATCTTCTTAGCACCCTTTCGTTTTCTTTATTGTGAAGGCCCTTTTTCCAGCCGTGCCCTTTCAGATAGCTTACAACGGAGACGATCGCATCGGGGATGTAGAAGAGATCTACGGTTTCGCTGCTGTCCCCGTCATGGCCCCATCTGATATAACTCGTCGGCAGAAACTGCGGTATCCCAAACGCGCCGGCATAGCTTCCCCGGAGCTCATATATATTTATATCCATGTCCCTTTTCATTTTAAGAAGAGCCGCAATCTCCCCCCTGGCCCACCTTGCTTTATTATGAAGGCGCTTCAGGTTTTTACTCCCTGAAGAGGCCCTCCCAAAAGTTTTTTCCATATCTTTTCGCCGCATCCCATGATTATCAAGTATAATCGATGCATATACCGACATTATATTGTCATCTCCAAGACATCCACCGAGGCTCGTTTCAACGAGCAGGATCGCCACTATTATCTCTTTGTCCACCCCGAAATCTCTGCTCGCATTGGCAAGCCTCGTCCTCCATCTTCTCGCAAATTTTCTGGCCATACCGATTGCAACGGGGCTTAGAAATTGCTCATAATTGACGGCATCTTCTCTGTTGATCACATTCCGCCTGGTTATCCCCGGCATGTATTTCAGCCTCGGGTCAGAAAAGACCTCTTTCAGATAGTCCTTATCAAAGCCCGTTTCTTGAAAGAGCCCTATGAGATAGTCTTTATCTTGCCCGCTGAGAGAACTCCCATAAGATAAGGCATGGCTTCCCTCAAAAATCAGAGTTATCCCCAGAAAACAAACTAAAACGCAAATCAGCTTTTTCAATTTCATACCTGAAAACGAAATTCCTGTTGGACACATTATTATGTTGGACAAAACACACATATGAAAAATTCCGGGAATATCCATGAATTTACGGATTATAAAACGCCCGTCTGGTTATCGGGGTGTTGGGTTGCAAAATGATATCAATAATGGTAGCGGAGCTGAGCTATATGGATGGCATCGGATGAAACTTTGTAAACGATTCTGTGTTCTTTGTTGATGCGACGCGACCAGTATCCTGAAAGTGCGTGTTTGAGCGGTTCGGGTTTGCCGATTCCTTCAAATGGATTGCGTTTGATCTCTTCGATGAGCGTGTTGATCCGCTGGAGGATTTTCTTGTCAGTTTTTTGCCAATACAGGTAATCCTCCCACGCATGATCGGAGAATATGAGCTTCAATATAAAAGCTCTCTTTCTGATCCTTGGCCCTCTTCGAGCTGGACGATCGATTCAATCAGGCGCCTGGTGTTTTTCGGAGAGCGCAACAGGTAAGCAGTTTCCTCGAGAGCCTCATAGTCCTCAAGAGAAATTATGACCACGGAATCGGTTGTCTTACGTGTAACAATAACCGGAGCATGATCTTTACAGACGTTTTCTATCGTTTTTGCAAGATTTTTCCGTGCGGCGGTATATGTAATAGCTTTCATTAGATATCTCCTGTACATGTACAAAATACTGTACATAACAGATCAGGTTGCGTCAAGACAAAAATTTCACGCCAAATTACTTTTTGATTCTCTTTTATAAAGGTTAAATATTATCCTTTAATGCACCCGACCGTTCTTAGTCTCGCCACCTTCCTGGAAAGTCCGGACTGATGGACTACTTCAACGACTTCTTCGATATCTTTGTACGCCTCGGGCATCTCTTCCTGAAGCGTCCCTTTCCCTGAGGCGATGACAATAATGCCCCTTTCCCCTATATCGGTTCTTCAGTTAGTGTTTATATTCCAGTTTTATATCACCCAATTCGACCATAGAGTTGTGTTCGACGTCTCCATAAAAATCAACAACTGTTTTTATTGGACCATGGATTTTACCCTCTGCCTTGAGTTCGTATTCATGGAGTGGAGCGTAAGCTTTTACGCCCTTAGCCTCGGGATGAATTTTCTCTTCAGGATTATAGCCGGCTCCCATACTCAGTCCCTCAGGTAGATCCCTGAACTTTTCCTTTAACTTTTCTCCAAGTTCCCTATTAAATGCCTTGTATGAAAAGTCAAAATGGGCATCGGTAATCTCCCTTACCGATACAATCTTTACCTTCAGCTCATCGATACGCCTGTCGATAGCTTTCTTCAGGAAATTATGTATCCCTGCACCAACAATAAGATGAACTTGTTCTCCTCTCACATGAAGCAGGCGCATGAGCTGTCCAAACTTGCTTTCATTTTCCACATGATGTTCTTCACCGAATATTGCCTCTCCTTGAATCCCGCTCCCTTCGAGATATCCAAGCACAAAACCTTTGATAATATCCAGGGACCCCTCAATAATGACTTCGCAGTATACTTTTATCATGACTCAAATTTACCCCTTAATGCACCCGACCGTTCTCAGTCTGGCCACCTTCCTGGAAAGTCCGGACTGATGGACTATATCAACTACTTCATCGATATCTTTGTACGCCTCGGGCATCTCTTCCTGAAGCGTTCCCTTCCCTGAAGCGATGACAATAATGCCCTTTTCTGCCATCTCCTTCCCGATAGACCTTCCCTTGCTCACCTTTGTCGCCCTGCTCCGGCTCATCACTCTACCCGCACCATGGCAGGTACTTCCAAAGGTCTCCTCAAAAGCTTTGTCCGTTCCCACCAGGACATACGAGCCCCTACCCATATCACCGGGTATCAGTACCGGCTGTCCTACCCCGCGATATTTTTCAGGAAGTGCGGGATGCCCCGGAGGGAATGCCCTGGTAGCCCCTTTCCGGTGGACACATAACTTTACATTCTTTCCATCTACGGGAAATTCTTCAATCTTTGCAATATTATGGCATACATCGTAGACCAGTCTCATGCCGATATCTGCTGGACTCATCCGAAGTGTTCTCTCAAACGTCTCTCGTGTCCAGTGCATCAACATCTGCCTGTTTGCCCAGGCATAGTTCGCCGCACAGGCCATGGCAGCCAGATAACCTCTCCCCTCATCTGAATCAAGATAGGCACAGGCCAACTGTCTGTCCGGCAGCGGCATGCCCAACTTTCCCAGATTCTTCACCATCCTGGCCAGGTAATCATCGCAGACCTGATGTCCAAAGCCACGTGATCCGCTATGTATGAACACACAAACCTGATCCTTCTCCAACCCGAAGGCAGACGCGACTTTTTCATCAAAAATCTCTTCTACAATCTCTATTTCAAGAAAATGGTTCCCCGAACCGAGTGTGCCAAGCTGTTGTTTCCCTCTTTCCAGCGCCCTGTCGCTCACTCTTTCCGGATCAGCGCCATCTATCTTTCCGCCATCCTCGGTACTTTCCAGATCTTCGGGAAAACCATACCCCTGATTCACAGCCCACCCGGCCCCTTTTTGGAGGACTTTCTTTTCCTCTTTTATGCTCAGCTTGAGGTCGCCCTTAGATCCGACACCGGAAGGGATATCCCGAAAAAGGGCCGAAACGAGACCAGACAAACGACCCTTGATGTCATCGAAATTGAGCTTCGTGGTCATCAGGCGAACCCCGCAGTTTATATCATACCCGACGCCACCGGGAGAGATGATGCCTTCATTTATATCGAATGCGGCAACTCCCCCTATAGGGAAGCCGTAACCCCAGTGCATATCGGGCATGGCAAGTGAATATTTGACAATACCGGGAAGGTGGGCAACATTGGCAACCTGTTTCGGGCTCTGATCCGCACCCATCTCCTTTATGAGCTTCTCGCTGGAATAGATCATTCCGGGCACACGCATTCCGCCAACCGAAGGGATTATCCAGCGAAATTCGTCAACTTTTTCGATCCTGATCTCAGACATCGAATATCACCCTTGCTTTCCATCCTTCCTTATTTTTTTCGACTTCTACCTGATGGTAGGTAACGGCCTTAATCTCCGTCTTAATACTGTGTCTTTCCGGATTAAAAGCCTCTCCCCTCACTTCTCCCACAAGATGGCGGCTGCTAATCTCACGAATGGAAAAATCTTTCAGTAACATCCCCTCCCCGTTCAACATGTAAAGAATTTCCCGAAGATAGTTAACGAAGAGGTCCTCCCGGTCACTGCCCCTGACAGAAACCCTCCGAACCTCTGAGGCATTTACATCATGAAGGTCAACAGTAAGATCAAAGATGGCAAATGCGGCATTAGAAAAAAGTTCCCTTTCATCCTTGCCGTATATCTCTAACCCCAGATCTGCTGTATGGTCAAAAACCTTATATCTTTTCATCAACGGAACTCTCCCGCCAAGGGAAGGAACCCAAGGAAAAAGTCCTTTCTAATCAGGACCCACGGTCTCTTTATCCGCCTCTATCCCATTGGTGTCCTCTTCCATCTCTTCCTCCACATCATTTTCTTCCCTCTCCGCTCTGGCGAGTCCGATCAGCTTTTCTCCCAGATCGAGTCCGATTAACTTAACCCCCTGAGTGCTCCTGTGTAATAGAGAAATTTCATCAACCTTCATCCGTATGATCTTTCCCGCATCACTGATCAATATCACATCCTCGTTTCCAACGACCTGCCTGATTCCCGACACACATCCGACCCTTGGAACCGTCTTCAGATTAATGATTCCCTTACCTCCTCTGGTCTGGGTTCTGTACTCGGTGACTTCCGTCCTTTTGCCGAAACCATGTTCCGAAATCGTTACAATCGAATTCCCGTTACCGAGAATCTCCATGCCGACAATTTCATCTTCTTTGTTCATTCTTATCCCGGTGACACCTCGCGCCGTTCTCCCACTGCTTCTGACGTCCGACTCTTTGAACCGTATCGCCTTCCCCTGTTTTGTGCCAAAAAATACATCCTGGGTGCCATCCGTCAGTTTCACGGCGATCAGCTCATCTCCCTCATCCAGGCTAATAGCAATAATGCCGCCCACTCTCGGATGAGAATAGGCAAGAAGATCCGTTTTTTTCGCGACCCCCTTCTTCGTTGCAAAAAATACAAATTTCCCTTCAACAAATTCCTTTACGGAAAGCACCGCTTCTACTCTCTCCTGGCTTGATAAGCCTATCAAATTAACAATGGCCTTCCCTTTGGCCGCTCGCCCCGCCTGCGGGATCTGGTGCACCTTGAGCCAGTGAACCCTTCCCGTATTAGTAAAGCACAAAACATAGCTGTGTGTGGAGGCAACAAATATACGCTCCACAAAATCATCTTCTTTCGTGCCCATACCAACCTTACCCTTGCCCCCTCTACGCTGGATCCTGTAGAGAGTTGCGGGATTTCTTTTGACGTAACCATGATGAGATATTGTCACCACCATATCTTCTTCCACGATTAAATCCTCAATATCAATATCTTCACTGGCTAAAACAATTTCCGTTCTTCTTTCATCTCCATACTTTTTCTTTATATCTTCCAGTTCCTCAATAATAATATTCAGGATTTTCTGCGGGTCTTCCAGTATCCCTTTTAACTTTGAAACCAATACCGAAATTTCATCATGTTCTTCGGCAATCTTGCTCTGTTCCAGGTTAGTCAATCTCTGTAACCTCATCTCCAGGATTGCCTTCACCTGAATATCGCTCAGA contains:
- a CDS encoding IS1380 family transposase, which translates into the protein MAQGILPFKYETEKNTTGMTALAGLPVYLDLIKVLGLSKSIQKHLKIRENGQGWTDSQVVLSLVLLNLAGGDCVDDIKKLETDDGFCEVLKKAEMHGLKRKVKRALLRRWRKEKTRTVPSPSSIFRYLAKFHNIEQEELRQPGRAFIPAPNGHLQGFAGINKDLAAFLSFQNTESTATLDMDATLISTNKIDALFSYKGDKAYQPLNTWWFEQGIILHTEFRDGNVPAGFQQLRVFKEALDCLPEQVKTVRLRSDTAGYQHKLLRYCATGENRRFGVIAFAIGCDVTQEFKKAVAQVEESEWKPIYKTAYGEKYATGTEWAEVCYVPSAIGHSKKGPAYRYLAKREALAKQEELPGMDSQIKLPFPTMDIKSQSYKVFGMVTNMDWEGERLIHWLHERCGKSEEVHAVMKDDLAGGKLPSDDFGENAAWWWIMILALNLNAIIKRLAMGVSCVSKRMKAIRFFFINLPGRVVTRSRNLIIRLTKNNPAMELLINAREKIAMLQPVPAG
- a CDS encoding DUF554 domain-containing protein is translated as MIGTIVNSGTIIAGSMIGVAGGKYLSGRIRSIIMNALGLSVIVVGLQMALTGENLIAAIGCVVLGAITGELLRIETWIEKLGELLKRKFRSDSSTFVEGFVTASVLYLTGVLVIIGPIQDGTVGDASTLYIKALLDGFASMAFASTLGIGVAFSALPVFIVQGAITLLASSLLFLNDPHVLNALTATGGILIFGIGVNIMNIKKIPIGNFIPAIIYAIVWAMMQ
- a CDS encoding lytic murein transglycosylase; the protein is MKLKKLICVLVCFLGITLIFEGSHALSYGSSLSGQDKDYLIGLFQETGFDKDYLKEVFSDPRLKYMPGITRRNVINREDAVNYEQFLSPVAIGMARKFARRWRTRLANASRDFGVDKEIIVAILLVETSLGGCLGDDNIMSVYASIILDNHGMRRKDMEKTFGRASSGSKNLKRLHNKARWARGEIAALLKMKRDMDINIYELRGSYAGAFGIPQFLPTSYIRWGHDGDSSETVDLFYIPDAIVSVVSYLKGHGWKKGLHNKENERVLRRYNNSSVYVKTVLEIAKKL
- a CDS encoding Txe/YoeB family addiction module toxin, translating into MKLIFSDHAWEDYLYWQKTDKKILQRINTLIEEIKRNPFEGIGKPEPLKHALSGYWSRRINKEHRIVYKVSSDAIHIAQLRYHY
- a CDS encoding type II toxin-antitoxin system prevent-host-death family antitoxin, with the protein product MKAITYTAARKNLAKTIENVCKDHAPVIVTRKTTDSVVIISLEDYEALEETAYLLRSPKNTRRLIESIVQLEEGQGSERELLY
- a CDS encoding RtcB family protein; the protein is MGERGIIVIASGKGTLQEEMPEAYKDIEEVVEVVHQSGLSRKVARLRTVGCIKG
- a CDS encoding RtcB family protein, with the protein product MSEIRIEKVDEFRWIIPSVGGMRVPGMIYSSEKLIKEMGADQSPKQVANVAHLPGIVKYSLAMPDMHWGYGFPIGGVAAFDINEGIISPGGVGYDINCGVRLMTTKLNFDDIKGRLSGLVSALFRDIPSGVGSKGDLKLSIKEEKKVLQKGAGWAVNQGYGFPEDLESTEDGGKIDGADPERVSDRALERGKQQLGTLGSGNHFLEIEIVEEIFDEKVASAFGLEKDQVCVFIHSGSRGFGHQVCDDYLARMVKNLGKLGMPLPDRQLACAYLDSDEGRGYLAAMACAANYAWANRQMLMHWTRETFERTLRMSPADIGMRLVYDVCHNIAKIEEFPVDGKNVKLCVHRKGATRAFPPGHPALPEKYRGVGQPVLIPGDMGRGSYVLVGTDKAFEETFGSTCHGAGRVMSRSRATKVSKGRSIGKEMAEKGIIVIASGKGTLQEEMPEAYKDIDEVVDIVHQSGLSRKVARLRTVGCIKG
- a CDS encoding archease, with protein sequence MKRYKVFDHTADLGLEIYGKDERELFSNAAFAIFDLTVDLHDVNASEVRRVSVRGSDREDLFVNYLREILYMLNGEGMLLKDFSIREISSRHLVGEVRGEAFNPERHSIKTEIKAVTYHQVEVEKNKEGWKARVIFDV
- the gyrA gene encoding DNA gyrase subunit A — encoded protein: MDQLYQRTVPVNIEDEMKKSYMDYAMSVIIGRAIPDVRDGLKPVHRRVLYAMSELGNRWNRPYKKSARIVGDIIGKYHPHGDSAVYDTIVRMAQDFSMRHLLVDGQGNFGSIDGDSAAAMRYTEIRMSRIAEEILADLDKETVRFTPNYDDSLEEPTVLPSKIPTLLLNGTSGIAVGVATNIPPHNLGEVVDGTIALIRDPDIQVEGLMRFIQGPDFPTAGFINGREGFISAYKTGRGIIRLRARVLVEKNARSDRESIVITELPYMVNKAKLIEKISDLVKEKKVSGISDLRDESDREGMRVVIDLKRDEVAGVILNQLYKHTQLQTSFGIIMLAIDNGQPAVLNLKEVLERFVEFRQEIITKRTVFELKKANERLHILQGLIIALNNIDDVIAIIKASSTPKEAAEKLSEEFGLSDIQVKAILEMRLQRLTNLEQSKIAEEHDEISVLVSKLKGILEDPQKILNIIIEELEDIKKKYGDERRTEIVLASEDIDIEDLIVEEDMVVTISHHGYVKRNPATLYRIQRRGGKGKVGMGTKEDDFVERIFVASTHSYVLCFTNTGRVHWLKVHQIPQAGRAAKGKAIVNLIGLSSQERVEAVLSVKEFVEGKFVFFATKKGVAKKTDLLAYSHPRVGGIIAISLDEGDELIAVKLTDGTQDVFFGTKQGKAIRFKESDVRSSGRTARGVTGIRMNKEDEIVGMEILGNGNSIVTISEHGFGKRTEVTEYRTQTRGGKGIINLKTVPRVGCVSGIRQVVGNEDVILISDAGKIIRMKVDEISLLHRSTQGVKLIGLDLGEKLIGLARAEREENDVEEEMEEDTNGIEADKETVGPD